A genomic window from Passer domesticus isolate bPasDom1 chromosome Z, bPasDom1.hap1, whole genome shotgun sequence includes:
- the LOC135291270 gene encoding uncharacterized protein LOC135291270 yields MDQEWDYSVDEELCLLEDVCRQEHSLWEEVSVQEYSQWEEEVTVQEEVSPCGAVTQQRMHSWQVGVTVQCADVTQEEPFQCGERVTMQVGQETYQWHNDEDGRCQELSLWEEEVTSQELSPLEKSVTVQVKQLYQRDDDEDDRCEELSPLEKSVTLQVQQGLYQWDDNEDNPYQDLLLLEQELTGLGLSLWEGQRYQALSPSDEDVRSLMHICQWEENERDFGSSLEPSQEAGSSTEELLQLEAGMSEGMLWREAERVSCRFSQRPGVQRQLGPSTAAQRKAAAAGRREESSISAPRSTSCPPKFSASLQGGQAQQGQPAPQEESPSFFRQLLQACCCCCLAQPKD; encoded by the coding sequence ATGGACCAAGAGTGGGACTACTCTGTGGACGAAGAGCTTTGCCTGTTGGAAGATGTTTGTCGCCAAGAGCATAGCCTGTGGGAAGAAGTATCAGTGCAAGAGTATAGCCAGTGGGAAGAAGAAGTGACAGTCCAGGAAGAAGTGTCCCCCTGTGGAGCTGTGACACAGCAGAGGATGCACTCCTGGCAGGTAGGTGTGACAGTGCAGTGTGCAGATGTGACACAGGAGGAGCCGTTCCAGTGTGGAGAACGCGTGACAATGCAGGTAGGGCAGGAGACGTACCAATGGCACAATGATGAGGACGGCAGATGCCAAGAGTTGTCTCTGTGGGAAGAAGAGGTGACAAGTCAAGAGCTGTCCCCATTGGAAAAAAGTGTGACAGTGCAGGTAAAGCAGCTGTACCAGCGGGATGATGACGAGGATGACAGATGTGAAGAGCTGTCCCCATTGGAAAAAAGCGTGACACTGCAGGTACAGCAGGGGTTGTACCAATGGGATGACAATGAGGACAATCCATACCAAGACTTGCTCCTGTTGGAACAAGAGTTGACAggcctggggctgtccctgtgggaAGGGCAGAGATACCAGGCTCTGTCTCCTTCGGACGAAGATGTGCGAAGCCTTATGCACATCTGCCAATGGGAAGAGAATGAGAGAGACtttgggagcagcctggagccATCCCAAGAAGCAGGCAGCAGTACTGAAGAGTTGCTCCAATTGGAAGCAGGCATGAGTGAGGGAATGCTGTGGCGAGAGGCAGAACGTGTCAGCTGCCGCTTCAGCCAGCGGCCAGGAgtgcagaggcagctggggcCCAGCACGGCTGCACAAcgcaaagcagcagctgcaggacgCAGGGAAGAGAGCTCGATCTCTGCCCCACGCAGCACCAGCTGTCCCCCCAAATTCTCTGCCAGCCTGCAGGGAGGCCAAGCCCAGCAAGGGCAGCCGGCTCCCCAGGAGGAGAGCCCCTCGTTcttcaggcagctgctgcaggcgtgctgctgctgctgcctggcccagcccaAGGATTAG